From Kiloniellales bacterium, a single genomic window includes:
- a CDS encoding ABC transporter permease subunit — translation MRNLFLICRRELVAYFSSPLAYIFIVVFLAMSGGFTFFLGAFLDRGQANLSPFFQFHPWLYLVLVPALGMRLWAEERKTGTIEFLMTLPVSTGQAVVGKFLAAWIFAGIALALTFPLWITVNYLGQPDNGVILGAYLGSWLMAGGFLAISACMSALTSNQVIAFVLAVTVCFLFMMSGLDLVQALFRGWAPETLIDAVARLSFLSNFLAISQGVIDLRNIVFFLSLIGVGLFINTALVEIKKGA, via the coding sequence ATGCGCAATCTCTTCCTGATCTGCCGGCGCGAGCTGGTCGCCTACTTCTCGTCGCCCCTGGCCTACATCTTCATCGTCGTGTTCCTGGCGATGAGCGGCGGCTTCACCTTTTTCCTGGGCGCGTTCCTCGATCGCGGCCAGGCCAACCTGTCGCCGTTCTTCCAGTTCCATCCCTGGCTCTATCTCGTGCTGGTGCCGGCGCTCGGCATGCGGCTCTGGGCCGAAGAGCGCAAGACCGGCACAATCGAGTTCCTCATGACGCTCCCGGTCTCGACCGGACAGGCGGTCGTCGGCAAGTTCCTGGCCGCCTGGATCTTCGCCGGCATCGCTCTCGCCCTCACCTTTCCGCTCTGGATTACCGTGAACTACCTCGGCCAGCCGGACAACGGCGTGATCCTCGGCGCCTATCTGGGCAGCTGGCTGATGGCCGGCGGCTTCCTCGCCATCAGCGCCTGCATGTCGGCCCTGACCAGTAACCAGGTGATCGCCTTCGTACTGGCCGTGACGGTCTGCTTCCTGTTCATGATGAGCGGCCTCGATCTGGTCCAGGCCCTATTCCGGGGGTGGGCGCCGGAGACACTGATCGACGCCGTGGCCCGGCTCAGCTTTCTCAGCAATTTCCTGGCGATCTCCCAGGGCGTCATCGATCTGCGCAACATCGTCTTCTTTCTCTCTCTGATCGGCGTCGGCTTGTTCATCAACACGGCACTGGTCGAGATCAAGAAGGGGGCCTGA
- a CDS encoding ABC transporter ATP-binding protein, with translation MENLLEIRGLTKRFGPVLAVDKVSFTVERGEVLGFLGPNGAGKSTTMKMITGFLAPSAGTALVAGHDVVVDPLEAKRRIGYLPEGAPAYGDMTPASLLDFVAEVRGLTGVRKAERRNTVIDRLQLGTVLERPIETLSKGFKRRVGLAQAILLDPEILILDEPTDGLDPNQKHEVRGLLNEMAGDKAIVISTHILEEVEAVCSRAIIIAGGKIVADAEPEALKARSARHKAVALRLKTADAARGAELLSKLDAVTRVETVRENGASTEILAYPSNGQDILAPVHGSLAEAGVEVEEIFLERGRLDEVFRQLTATA, from the coding sequence ATGGAAAACCTGCTTGAGATCCGCGGCCTGACCAAGCGCTTCGGGCCGGTGCTCGCGGTCGACAAAGTCAGCTTCACTGTTGAGCGGGGCGAGGTTCTTGGTTTCCTGGGGCCGAACGGCGCCGGCAAGTCGACCACCATGAAGATGATTACCGGCTTCCTGGCCCCCAGCGCCGGCACCGCACTCGTGGCCGGTCACGACGTCGTCGTCGATCCGCTCGAGGCCAAGCGCCGGATCGGCTATCTGCCCGAGGGCGCGCCAGCCTACGGCGACATGACGCCGGCCAGCCTGCTCGATTTCGTCGCCGAGGTCCGCGGCCTGACCGGCGTCCGGAAGGCCGAGCGGCGCAACACGGTGATCGATCGCCTGCAGCTCGGCACGGTCCTCGAGAGGCCGATCGAGACCCTGTCCAAGGGCTTCAAGCGGCGCGTCGGCCTGGCCCAGGCCATCCTGCTCGACCCCGAGATCCTCATCCTCGACGAGCCGACCGACGGCCTCGACCCGAACCAGAAGCACGAGGTGCGAGGGCTGCTGAACGAGATGGCCGGAGACAAGGCCATCGTCATCTCGACCCACATCCTCGAGGAGGTCGAGGCGGTTTGCAGCCGCGCCATCATCATCGCCGGCGGGAAGATCGTGGCCGACGCGGAGCCCGAGGCCCTGAAGGCCCGCTCCGCGCGGCACAAGGCGGTCGCGCTGAGGCTCAAGACGGCCGATGCCGCGCGCGGCGCCGAACTGCTCAGCAAACTCGATGCCGTGACACGGGTCGAGACCGTGCGGGAGAACGGCGCCTCGACCGAGATCCTGGCCTACCCCAGCAACGGGCAGGACATCCTGGCGCCGGTCCACGGCTCCCTGGCCGAGGCCGGCGTGGAGGTCGAGGAGATCTTCCTGGAGCGCGGGCGCCTCGACGAGGTGTTCCGCCAACTCACGGCCACGGCCTAG
- a CDS encoding sulfite exporter TauE/SafE family protein has protein sequence MDLDFALVVAGAFFFAAFVKGVTGLGFMTTCLPILAATIGLKTALPLVIVPSLSSNVIVMIQAGHFRETVRRFWPLFVAAAPGLVIGLTLLVWIEQAEAAAVLGLVLVAYVAFAFANPHLALPARLERPLAPLVGFLTGTVNGLTGSQVMPVLPYLLALKLDPNRFVQAINCSFTFSSLIMAAGLTQVGLMTLETAVASVLGILPVYLGIKAGRLFGQWLSPAMFRNLVLVLLLILGLGLAVQGVH, from the coding sequence ATGGACCTGGACTTCGCGCTCGTCGTTGCGGGCGCTTTCTTCTTCGCAGCCTTCGTGAAGGGCGTGACCGGCCTCGGCTTCATGACCACTTGCTTGCCGATCCTGGCCGCCACGATCGGACTCAAGACCGCCTTGCCCCTGGTGATCGTGCCCTCGCTGTCGAGCAACGTCATCGTGATGATCCAGGCCGGACATTTTCGCGAGACGGTCCGGCGTTTCTGGCCGCTGTTCGTGGCCGCCGCTCCCGGCCTCGTGATCGGGCTGACGCTGCTGGTCTGGATCGAGCAGGCCGAGGCGGCCGCGGTCCTAGGGCTCGTGCTCGTGGCCTATGTCGCCTTCGCCTTCGCCAATCCCCACCTCGCCCTGCCGGCCCGGCTCGAGCGGCCGCTCGCACCCCTGGTGGGTTTCCTGACCGGCACCGTCAACGGGCTCACCGGCTCCCAGGTGATGCCCGTGCTGCCCTATCTCCTCGCCCTCAAGCTCGACCCCAACCGCTTCGTCCAGGCGATCAACTGCTCCTTCACCTTCTCCAGCCTGATCATGGCCGCGGGCCTGACCCAGGTCGGGCTGATGACGCTCGAGACCGCGGTCGCCTCGGTGCTGGGGATCCTGCCGGTCTACCTCGGGATCAAGGCCGGTCGCCTGTTCGGCCAATGGCTCTCGCCGGCCATGTTCCGCAATCTGGTGTTGGTCCTGCTACTGATTCTCGGGCTCGGCCTGGCGGTGCAGGGCGTGCATTAG
- a CDS encoding LysR substrate-binding domain-containing protein, which translates to MNWSQLRAFHAVASAGSFTKASERLHVTQPTLSGQVKALEETYGVQLFERRGRGIAVTGLGRSLLEITRRLHNLEADAEQLLSAARGLAQGQLRVGADAPYHVVPLLAAFNRRHPGIELSISFGNSEKVLQDLFDRRTEVAVLANLRVDQRLFALPFRRERLLVFVDRGHAWARRRSIRLADLAGERLVLREPGSTTRALFETALAEMSIEPGAVLEIGSREGVREAVAAGLGVGAVFESEFAPDRRLHPLELRDAPLEAIEYAACLEERRPLRVVRAFFDLLKENAPVV; encoded by the coding sequence ATGAATTGGAGCCAGCTGCGCGCCTTTCATGCCGTCGCCTCGGCCGGGAGCTTCACCAAGGCCTCGGAGCGGCTCCACGTCACCCAGCCGACCCTCTCCGGCCAGGTCAAGGCCCTGGAGGAGACCTACGGCGTGCAGCTGTTCGAGCGGCGCGGCCGGGGCATCGCCGTGACCGGGCTGGGGCGCAGCCTGCTGGAGATTACGCGCCGCCTGCACAATCTGGAGGCTGACGCGGAGCAGCTGCTCTCGGCCGCGCGTGGCCTGGCCCAGGGTCAGCTCCGCGTCGGGGCGGACGCGCCCTACCACGTCGTGCCCCTGCTCGCCGCCTTCAACCGCCGACATCCGGGCATCGAGCTCTCCATCAGCTTCGGTAACTCGGAAAAGGTCCTGCAGGACCTCTTCGACCGGCGCACCGAGGTCGCCGTGCTGGCCAATCTGCGGGTCGACCAGCGGCTCTTTGCGCTGCCCTTCCGGCGCGAGCGGCTTCTGGTCTTCGTCGATCGGGGCCACGCCTGGGCCCGGCGCCGCTCGATCCGCCTGGCGGACCTCGCCGGCGAGCGGCTGGTGCTGCGCGAGCCGGGCTCGACCACCCGCGCCCTCTTCGAGACGGCGCTCGCGGAAATGTCGATCGAACCGGGCGCCGTGCTCGAGATCGGCAGCCGCGAGGGCGTGCGCGAGGCGGTCGCGGCCGGTCTCGGCGTCGGCGCGGTCTTCGAGAGCGAGTTCGCCCCGGACCGCCGGCTCCATCCGCTCGAGCTGCGCGACGCCCCGCTGGAAGCGATCGAGTACGCAGCCTGCCTGGAAGAGCGGCGGCCCCTGCGGGTGGTGCGCGCCTTCTTCGACCTGCTAAAAGAGAATGCTCCGGTCGTCTGA
- a CDS encoding 2-aminoethylphosphonate--pyruvate transaminase has translation MARDPAATPTGDPWLLTPGPLTTSPEVKAAMLHDLGSRDTHFIAVNRRVRERLLTAAGAAGDHVCVPLQGSGTFAVEAMLGCFVPRDGKVLILINGAYGARMAKICGVLGRSFVTQEVPEDTPTDLEALDRALAADGAIGHVAAVHCETTSGILNPLHEIAEVVARHGRRLLIDSMSAFGALPLDAGSLAFDAVVASSNKCLEGVPGLGFCIARREALESTEGNAPSLSLDLHDQWRAMERNGQWRFTPPTHAILAFDRALEEFEAEGGVEGRGGRYRENCRTLVAGMRALGFKTLLPDRLQAPIIVTFHMPADPRFDFAVFYESLRRRGYVIYPGKLTVADSFRMGCIGRLGKTEIEGALAAVRESLAEMGVTNCTPGAASRADHV, from the coding sequence ATGGCACGAGACCCCGCGGCGACCCCGACCGGCGACCCCTGGCTCCTGACGCCGGGGCCCCTGACCACCTCTCCCGAAGTGAAGGCGGCCATGCTGCACGACCTCGGTTCCCGCGATACCCACTTCATCGCCGTCAACCGCCGCGTCCGGGAACGGCTGTTGACTGCGGCCGGCGCGGCCGGCGACCACGTCTGCGTGCCCCTGCAGGGCAGCGGCACCTTCGCGGTCGAGGCCATGCTCGGCTGCTTCGTGCCGCGGGACGGCAAGGTCCTGATCCTGATCAACGGCGCCTACGGCGCGCGCATGGCCAAGATCTGCGGCGTGCTGGGCCGGTCCTTCGTCACCCAGGAGGTGCCCGAGGACACGCCGACCGATCTCGAGGCGCTCGACCGGGCGCTCGCGGCCGACGGCGCGATCGGCCACGTGGCGGCGGTGCACTGCGAGACCACCTCGGGGATCCTCAACCCGCTGCACGAGATCGCCGAGGTCGTGGCCCGCCACGGCCGGCGCCTCCTGATCGATTCCATGAGCGCCTTCGGCGCGCTGCCGCTCGACGCCGGCAGCCTGGCCTTCGACGCGGTCGTCGCCTCCTCCAACAAGTGCCTGGAAGGCGTGCCGGGCCTCGGCTTCTGTATCGCCCGGCGCGAAGCCCTGGAAAGCACCGAGGGCAACGCACCTTCGCTCAGCCTCGACCTGCACGACCAGTGGCGCGCCATGGAGCGCAACGGCCAGTGGCGCTTCACGCCGCCGACCCACGCGATCCTGGCCTTCGACAGGGCCTTGGAGGAGTTCGAGGCCGAGGGCGGCGTCGAGGGTCGGGGCGGGCGCTACCGCGAGAACTGCCGGACCCTGGTCGCGGGCATGCGGGCGCTGGGCTTCAAGACGCTGCTGCCGGACCGCCTGCAGGCGCCGATCATCGTCACCTTCCACATGCCGGCCGATCCGCGCTTCGACTTCGCGGTGTTCTACGAGAGCCTGCGCCGGCGCGGCTATGTCATCTATCCGGGCAAGCTGACCGTCGCCGACAGCTTCCGCATGGGCTGCATCGGGCGGCTCGGCAAGACCGAGATCGAGGGCGCGCTCGCCGCGGTGCGCGAGAGCCTGGCCGAGATGGGCGTCACCAACTGCACGCCGGGCGCCGCCTCCAGAGCGGATCATGTTTAG
- a CDS encoding deoxyribodipyrimidine photo-lyase: MTSSPTILWFRQDLRLTDNPALAAAVERGAPILPLYILDEESPNARPLGGAARWWLHHSLAALDAGLRARGAALILRRGPAARIVSELAAGHEAGAVFWNRCYEPHTRDRDGGIKSDLKARGIEARSFNGGSLREPWTIETKSGGPFKVYTPFWRTLHATLSLPPARPAPETVAGLDSESDPLESWGLLPTAPDWSGGLAETWRPGEEGAQARLERFLERTGSYGAERDRPDWSGTSRLSPHLHWGEIGPAQVWRAVAARHDADRAEPFLRQLAWREFSTHLLYHWPTLPERSWKESFEDFPWIDDEPGYRAWCRGETGYPIVDAGMRELYATGWMHNRVRMITASFLIKDLLVHWKRGEAWFWDTLVDADMANNSASWQWVAGSGADAAPYFRIFNPVRQGEKFDPEGAYIRRWLPELAALPDAHIHCPWEAPGDVLADASVSLGRSYPRPMVDHAAARKRALAALETIKGR; this comes from the coding sequence ATGACCTCATCGCCAACGATCCTCTGGTTTCGGCAGGACCTCCGCCTGACCGACAACCCCGCCCTGGCCGCCGCCGTCGAGCGCGGCGCGCCGATCCTTCCGCTCTACATCCTCGACGAGGAATCGCCGAACGCCCGGCCTTTGGGCGGTGCGGCGCGCTGGTGGCTGCACCACAGCCTGGCCGCGCTCGACGCCGGGCTACGGGCGCGCGGCGCGGCCCTGATCCTGCGCCGCGGACCGGCGGCCCGGATCGTCTCGGAACTGGCCGCGGGCCACGAGGCCGGCGCCGTGTTCTGGAACCGCTGCTACGAGCCCCACACCCGCGACCGCGACGGCGGCATCAAGAGCGACCTCAAGGCCCGCGGGATCGAGGCGCGCAGCTTCAACGGCGGCAGCTTGAGAGAGCCCTGGACCATCGAGACCAAGAGCGGCGGCCCTTTCAAGGTCTACACGCCCTTCTGGCGGACCCTGCACGCCACGCTCTCCCTGCCGCCCGCCCGGCCTGCGCCCGAGACGGTCGCCGGCCTGGATAGCGAGAGCGACCCCTTGGAGTCCTGGGGCCTGCTGCCGACCGCACCCGACTGGAGCGGCGGCCTGGCCGAGACCTGGCGTCCCGGCGAAGAGGGCGCGCAGGCGCGGCTAGAGCGGTTCCTGGAGCGGACCGGATCCTACGGCGCCGAGCGCGACCGGCCCGACTGGAGCGGCACCTCGCGCCTCTCGCCCCACCTGCACTGGGGCGAGATCGGCCCGGCCCAAGTCTGGCGCGCCGTGGCCGCGCGGCACGACGCCGATCGCGCAGAGCCCTTCCTGCGCCAGCTGGCCTGGCGGGAGTTCTCGACACACCTGCTCTACCACTGGCCGACCCTGCCGGAGCGCTCCTGGAAGGAGAGCTTCGAGGATTTCCCCTGGATCGACGACGAGCCCGGTTACCGGGCCTGGTGCCGCGGCGAGACCGGCTATCCGATCGTCGACGCCGGGATGCGCGAGCTCTACGCGACCGGCTGGATGCACAACCGGGTCCGCATGATCACCGCGTCCTTCCTGATCAAGGACCTGCTGGTGCACTGGAAACGCGGCGAGGCCTGGTTTTGGGACACCCTGGTCGATGCCGACATGGCGAACAACAGCGCGTCCTGGCAGTGGGTTGCCGGCTCGGGTGCCGACGCCGCGCCCTACTTCCGCATCTTCAATCCGGTGCGCCAGGGCGAGAAGTTCGATCCCGAGGGCGCCTATATCCGCCGCTGGCTTCCCGAGCTGGCCGCCCTGCCCGACGCCCACATCCACTGCCCCTGGGAGGCGCCGGGCGATGTCCTGGCGGATGCCTCTGTCAGCCTTGGCCGGAGCTATCCCCGGCCCATGGTCGACCACGCGGCGGCCCGCAAGCGGGCGCTCGCCGCGCTGGAGACGATCAAGGGCCGCTAG
- the pdeM gene encoding ligase-associated DNA damage response endonuclease PdeM, giving the protein MSGALALRLNGADLLADRSGALFWPARKTLIVADLHLEKGSAFAERGQLLPPYDTAATLERLEDVVTRHRPERVIALGDSFHDKRAAARLAPRDGDRLRTLTAALDWTWVCGNHDPAPPEDWGGTAVEEVVAGPLRFRHEAEAGRPAAGEVSGHFHPKAAVRLKVKRVTGRCFVTDGRRLILPAFGAYAGGLDVLDPAIAGLLVRQFQVYLLGRDGLFPFPKSALSPIAY; this is encoded by the coding sequence ATGAGCGGCGCCCTCGCGCTCCGGCTGAACGGCGCGGACCTGCTGGCGGATCGCAGCGGCGCCCTGTTCTGGCCGGCCCGGAAGACCCTAATCGTGGCCGACCTGCACCTCGAGAAGGGATCGGCCTTCGCCGAGCGCGGCCAGCTGCTGCCGCCCTACGACACGGCCGCCACCCTGGAGCGCCTGGAGGACGTGGTCACCCGGCACCGGCCCGAGCGCGTGATCGCGCTCGGCGACAGCTTTCACGACAAGCGCGCCGCGGCCAGGCTCGCGCCGCGGGACGGCGACCGTCTGCGCACCCTGACGGCGGCGCTCGACTGGACCTGGGTCTGCGGCAACCACGACCCCGCGCCGCCGGAAGACTGGGGCGGCACGGCCGTCGAAGAGGTCGTCGCCGGGCCGCTGCGCTTCCGCCACGAGGCTGAGGCCGGCCGGCCGGCGGCCGGCGAGGTCAGTGGGCACTTCCATCCCAAGGCGGCGGTCCGGCTCAAGGTCAAGCGCGTCACGGGGCGCTGCTTCGTGACCGACGGGCGGCGCCTCATCCTGCCCGCCTTCGGCGCCTATGCCGGGGGGCTCGACGTGCTCGACCCGGCGATTGCCGGGCTCCTGGTCCGACAGTTCCAGGTCTACCTGCTGGGGCGCGACGGACTTTTCCCTTTTCCCAAGTCCGCCCTCTCGCCGATCGCGTACTGA
- a CDS encoding ligase-associated DNA damage response DEXH box helicase produces MRGWAPHRHQLEMLSAADAQESALLIAPTGGGKTLAGFLPSLIELFQAPHTGLHTLYVSPLKALAVDIHRNLTTPIDELGLEIACETRTGDTPQSKRQRQRRRPPQILLTTPESLSLLLSYADAPRVFQGLRCVIVDELHALADNKRGDLLSLALTRLQALAPACRRVGLSATVPHPDALLAWLSASGRTDREAPRLIKAPGGPDPEIDILVTRERLPWSGHMAIHALAEVYQRVREAGTTLVFVNTRAQAELVFRALWRLNEDALPIAMHHGSLSVEQRRKVEAAMSGGRLRAVVATSSLDLGIDWAAVDLVIQVGAPKGVSRLLQRIGRSNHRLDRPSRALLVPANRFEVLECRAALEGLRAGTLDGDPPRPGGLDVLAQHILGTACSQPFIADALYREVTRAAPYADLGRTDFDDVLAFVADGGYALANYERYRRLSRDPDGRYRIVSQVHARRYRMNVGTIVEAPTLKVRLRRGRFLGEVEEYFANGLVPGDTFVFAGELLRFEGVRETWVEVSRAQSGDEPKVPAFMGGRLPLSTHLADRVRGMLEAPARWGALPEAVGEWLRLQRWRSVMPPADGLLVETFPRGHKQFMVAYCFEGRNAHQTLGMLLTRRMERAGLGPLGFVATDYVLAVWSLEAVTDVAGLFDEDMLGDDLEAWMAESSMLRRTFRKVAVIAGLIEPRSPGREKTGRQVTFNADLIYDVLRKHEPDHVLLRATRADAAGGLTDIRRLGDMLSRVRGRIVHRALDRVSPLAVPVLLEVGKEQVYGSALDELLDEGARSLIEEATQLDDDPQAEMPL; encoded by the coding sequence ATGCGCGGCTGGGCGCCGCACCGCCACCAGCTGGAGATGCTCTCGGCCGCCGATGCCCAGGAGTCGGCCCTGCTGATCGCGCCGACCGGCGGCGGCAAGACCCTGGCCGGTTTCCTGCCCAGCCTGATCGAGCTCTTCCAGGCGCCCCACACCGGCCTGCACACGCTCTACGTTTCGCCGCTGAAGGCGCTTGCGGTCGACATCCATCGCAACCTGACCACGCCGATCGACGAGCTGGGTCTCGAGATCGCCTGTGAGACGCGCACCGGCGACACGCCCCAGTCCAAGCGCCAGCGGCAGCGCCGCCGGCCGCCGCAAATCCTGCTGACCACGCCCGAGTCGCTGTCGCTCCTGCTGTCCTACGCCGACGCGCCCCGGGTGTTCCAGGGCCTGCGCTGCGTGATCGTCGACGAGCTGCACGCGCTGGCCGACAACAAGCGCGGCGACCTGCTCAGCCTCGCCCTGACCCGGCTCCAGGCGCTGGCGCCGGCCTGCCGGCGGGTCGGTCTCTCGGCGACGGTGCCCCATCCCGACGCCCTGCTGGCGTGGCTCTCGGCCAGCGGCCGGACCGACCGGGAAGCACCGCGCCTGATCAAGGCGCCCGGCGGTCCCGATCCCGAGATCGATATCCTGGTGACCCGCGAGCGGCTGCCCTGGTCCGGCCATATGGCGATCCACGCGCTAGCGGAGGTCTACCAGCGGGTCCGCGAGGCCGGGACGACGCTGGTCTTCGTCAACACCCGCGCCCAGGCCGAGCTGGTCTTTCGCGCCCTGTGGCGGCTCAACGAGGACGCCCTGCCGATCGCGATGCACCACGGCAGCCTCTCGGTCGAGCAGCGGCGCAAGGTCGAGGCCGCCATGTCGGGCGGCCGGCTGCGCGCCGTGGTGGCGACCTCGTCCCTCGACCTGGGGATCGACTGGGCGGCGGTCGACCTGGTGATCCAGGTCGGCGCCCCCAAGGGCGTGTCGCGCCTGCTGCAGCGGATCGGCCGCTCGAACCACCGCCTCGACCGGCCGAGCCGGGCGCTCCTGGTGCCGGCCAACCGCTTCGAGGTGCTGGAGTGCCGGGCCGCCCTCGAAGGTCTGCGCGCCGGCACCCTCGACGGCGACCCGCCGCGCCCCGGCGGGCTTGACGTGCTGGCGCAGCACATCCTTGGCACCGCCTGCTCGCAGCCCTTTATTGCCGACGCGCTCTATCGCGAGGTCACGCGGGCCGCGCCCTACGCCGACCTCGGCCGGACCGATTTCGACGATGTGCTCGCCTTCGTGGCCGACGGCGGCTACGCCCTCGCCAACTACGAACGCTACCGCCGCCTGTCGCGCGATCCTGACGGGCGCTACCGCATCGTGTCCCAGGTGCACGCCCGCCGCTACCGCATGAACGTCGGCACCATCGTCGAGGCCCCTACTCTCAAGGTGAGGCTCAGGCGCGGGCGCTTTCTCGGCGAGGTCGAGGAGTACTTCGCCAACGGGCTGGTGCCCGGCGACACCTTCGTCTTTGCCGGCGAGCTGCTGCGCTTCGAGGGCGTGCGCGAGACCTGGGTCGAGGTGAGCCGGGCGCAGAGCGGCGACGAGCCCAAGGTGCCGGCCTTCATGGGCGGCCGCCTGCCGCTCTCGACCCACCTCGCCGACCGGGTGCGCGGCATGCTGGAAGCGCCGGCCCGCTGGGGCGCCCTGCCCGAGGCGGTCGGCGAGTGGCTGCGCCTGCAGCGCTGGCGCTCGGTCATGCCGCCGGCTGACGGCCTGCTGGTCGAGACCTTTCCGCGCGGCCACAAGCAGTTCATGGTCGCCTACTGCTTCGAGGGCCGCAACGCGCACCAGACCCTTGGGATGCTGCTGACACGGCGGATGGAGCGGGCCGGCCTCGGCCCGCTCGGCTTCGTCGCGACCGATTACGTGCTGGCGGTCTGGAGCCTCGAGGCGGTCACCGACGTGGCCGGCCTGTTTGACGAGGACATGCTGGGCGACGACCTTGAGGCCTGGATGGCCGAGTCTTCCATGCTCCGCCGGACCTTCCGCAAGGTGGCGGTGATCGCCGGACTGATCGAGCCGCGCTCACCGGGCCGTGAGAAGACCGGGCGCCAGGTCACCTTCAACGCCGATCTCATCTACGACGTGCTGCGTAAACACGAGCCTGACCACGTGCTGCTGCGCGCGACCCGGGCCGACGCCGCCGGCGGCCTGACCGACATCCGGCGCCTGGGCGACATGCTGAGCCGCGTCCGGGGCCGCATCGTGCACCGGGCCCTGGACCGCGTCTCGCCGCTCGCCGTGCCGGTTCTGCTCGAGGTCGGCAAGGAGCAGGTCTACGGCTCCGCGCTCGACGAGCTCCTGGACGAAGGGGCGCGGAGCTTGATCGAGGAGGCCACGCAACTGGACGACGACCCGCAGGCCGAGATGCCGCTATGA
- a CDS encoding pseudouridine-5'-phosphate glycosidase, with protein MPDPFEIRPEIAEAVARRRPVVALESTLIAQGLPYPDNLETALGAEARVRTAGALPATIGIVGGGVVVGLNRAEIEAFATGSDVLKVSRRDMARAVAAGVMGATTVAATLYAAQRAGISVLATGGIGGVHRGGEASLDISADLIELGRTPVAVIASGAKSILDLPRTLEMLETQGVAVIGYRCDEFPAFYLRSSGLALEARVDTPADAAAILRAQHALGLGSGTLIANPPPDGAALDRDELEAWLAEAERRAAAEDVIGKSLTPFLLRQLFELSGGRTLAVNKALIEANAALAAEIARELAAHD; from the coding sequence ATGCCCGATCCGTTCGAGATTCGTCCGGAAATTGCTGAAGCCGTTGCCCGCCGCCGACCCGTGGTCGCGCTCGAGTCGACGCTGATCGCGCAGGGGCTGCCCTACCCCGACAACCTGGAAACCGCCCTCGGCGCCGAGGCGCGGGTGCGCACCGCCGGCGCCCTGCCGGCGACCATCGGGATCGTCGGGGGCGGCGTCGTCGTCGGATTGAACCGCGCGGAGATCGAGGCCTTCGCCACGGGGTCCGACGTCCTCAAGGTCAGCCGGCGCGACATGGCCCGGGCGGTCGCCGCCGGCGTCATGGGCGCAACCACCGTGGCGGCCACGCTGTACGCGGCGCAGCGCGCCGGCATATCGGTTCTGGCGACCGGCGGGATCGGCGGGGTTCACCGCGGCGGCGAAGCCAGCCTGGACATCTCCGCGGACCTGATCGAACTGGGCCGCACGCCCGTGGCCGTGATCGCCTCGGGGGCCAAGTCGATACTCGACCTGCCGCGCACGCTGGAGATGCTGGAGACGCAGGGGGTCGCGGTAATCGGCTATCGCTGCGACGAGTTCCCGGCCTTCTACCTGCGCTCGAGCGGCCTCGCGCTCGAGGCCCGGGTCGACACGCCCGCCGACGCGGCGGCAATCCTGCGCGCCCAGCACGCACTCGGCCTGGGGAGCGGGACGCTGATCGCCAACCCGCCGCCCGACGGCGCCGCGCTGGATCGCGACGAGCTGGAGGCCTGGCTGGCCGAGGCGGAACGGCGCGCGGCGGCCGAGGACGTCATCGGCAAGTCCCTGACCCCCTTCCTGCTGCGGCAGCTCTTCGAGCTCAGCGGCGGGCGCACGCTCGCAGTGAACAAGGCGCTGATCGAGGCCAACGCCGCGCTCGCGGCCGAGATCGCCCGGGAGCTCGCCGCCCATGACTGA
- a CDS encoding HIT family protein produces MTAATRASSSFTLHDMLERDTFPVARWALSRVLLMNDANFPWLILVPERPGLRDLHDLLPNDLAKVMDEIVRASRALQGLFKPDKMNVAALGNMVPQLHIHVIARFDTDPAWPKPVWGAVPARTYEQEIAEELVSDLRSAFAAL; encoded by the coding sequence ATGACCGCAGCGACCCGAGCGTCGAGTTCCTTCACGCTCCATGACATGCTCGAAAGGGACACGTTTCCCGTCGCCCGCTGGGCGCTTTCGCGCGTGCTCCTGATGAACGACGCCAATTTCCCCTGGCTCATCCTGGTTCCGGAAAGGCCGGGCCTGCGCGACCTGCACGACCTCCTACCGAACGACCTGGCCAAGGTCATGGACGAGATCGTACGCGCATCGCGCGCGCTGCAGGGCCTGTTCAAGCCGGACAAGATGAACGTCGCGGCGCTCGGCAACATGGTGCCGCAGCTTCATATCCATGTGATCGCGCGGTTCGATACCGACCCCGCCTGGCCGAAGCCGGTCTGGGGCGCGGTGCCGGCGAGGACCTACGAACAGGAAATCGCCGAAGAGCTGGTATCCGATCTGCGCTCGGCCTTCGCCGCTCTCTGA